The following proteins come from a genomic window of Helicobacter canadensis MIT 98-5491:
- a CDS encoding glycosyltransferase yields MKKHKFGILLAATKDSSFTLGVMIANIKDKMGSFVDVFYIIHDGFSLKDKEVMQKLAQNSKVVFCEFTQQTFMDNFKRFNPDNLRINFAQSKGFLGRWTHMVYACFEIFRYLEECENILYLDFDILLLKGLEHLLKLKELGITIAAERGKKQLKEVYPNYYGKFKDFRIYRSPIIFVNDSLVNPAECYAFVYQKSIELGLNDQGVLSLLIFEKGIKAKDLGKDYVGSVLWLANDDSYFIHSYGRENRFWNNRLCHQIWREWGEYYRIWLNNGGSPYLRGFVAKTTYGYERVRFCLAYKVGYAIVECYYQTSKIKYLKLPFKIAQVILKHKRKLREYRRICKKSPHLRLPMFCQYDDYQSALKEKQSIPYRLGEAVLEFCKEWWKCNFIKLYRKIYLIKKQALKKS; encoded by the coding sequence ATGAAAAAGCATAAATTTGGGATTTTATTAGCAGCTACAAAAGATTCTAGTTTTACTTTGGGTGTGATGATTGCTAACATTAAAGATAAAATGGGTAGTTTTGTGGATGTTTTTTATATTATTCACGATGGATTTAGCCTAAAAGATAAAGAAGTAATGCAAAAATTAGCTCAAAATAGCAAGGTAGTTTTTTGTGAATTTACACAACAAACCTTTATGGATAATTTTAAAAGATTTAATCCAGATAATTTGAGAATTAATTTTGCCCAATCCAAAGGTTTTTTAGGTCGTTGGACACATATGGTGTATGCGTGTTTTGAAATTTTTAGGTATTTAGAAGAGTGCGAAAATATTTTATATTTAGATTTTGATATTTTGCTTTTAAAGGGATTGGAACATTTACTTAAGCTTAAAGAATTAGGAATTACAATAGCAGCAGAAAGGGGTAAAAAGCAGCTCAAAGAGGTGTATCCTAATTATTATGGAAAATTTAAAGATTTTAGAATCTATCGCTCACCCATTATTTTTGTAAATGATTCCTTGGTTAATCCTGCAGAGTGTTATGCTTTTGTTTATCAAAAAAGCATTGAATTGGGGCTTAATGATCAAGGTGTTTTGTCTTTATTGATATTTGAAAAAGGAATTAAAGCTAAAGATTTGGGCAAAGATTATGTGGGGAGTGTGTTGTGGTTAGCTAATGATGATTCTTATTTTATTCATTCTTATGGAAGAGAAAATCGGTTTTGGAATAATCGGCTTTGTCATCAAATATGGAGAGAGTGGGGCGAATATTATAGGATTTGGTTAAATAATGGTGGTTCGCCTTATTTAAGAGGATTTGTGGCTAAGACAACTTATGGGTATGAGAGAGTGCGATTTTGCCTAGCTTATAAGGTGGGTTATGCGATTGTGGAGTGCTATTATCAAACAAGTAAAATAAAATATCTAAAATTGCCTTTTAAGATAGCACAAGTGATTTTAAAGCATAAAAGGAAACTAAGGGAATATCGTAGAATCTGTAAAAAATCTCCCCATTTAAGATTGCCTATGTTTTGTCAATATGATGATTACCAAAGTGCTTTAAAAGAAAAACAAAGCATTCCTTATAGGCTAGGAGAAGCGGTTTTGGAGTTTTGCAAGGAATGGTGGAAGTGCAATTTTATAAAGCTATACCGCAAGATTTATCTTATTAAAAAACAGGCTTTGAAAAAATCCTAG
- the ppsA gene encoding pyruvate, water dikinase, translating to MKYIKFFKELNNKDVPVVGGKNASIGEMFQELVPMGIKVPNGFAITSEAYWYLLESGGIREKIKELLEGIDVTEIDVLNVRSKKIRDMIFGTPLPIDLREEILEAYRILSQEYNMEEADVAVRSSATAEDLPDASFAGQQDTYLSVQGQTELIHYIKSCMASLFTDRAVSYRASRGFDHFKVALSVGVQKMVRSDKGSSGVMFSIDTETGFKDAVFITSAWGLGENVVGGTVNPDEFYVFKPALELGKRPILKRQLGYKNIKMVYAAPGAKHPTKNIETTEEELKSFSLSDEEVLTLARYAILIEKHYTKEAGEYRPMDMEWAKDGNSGEIFIVQARPETVQSQKMKKQNNTLEKYFFKDKSEKEILLSGKAVGGKIGTGKIRVIDNIANMGELKRGEILVTDNTDPDWEPAMKKAAAVITNRGGRTCHAAIVAREIGVPAIVGAVGATEKLETGMEVTVSCAEGEDGFVYNGIYEYEVEKVDLSSLEQPKTKIYMNIGNPEKAFAFSMIPNNGVGLARMEFIINNYIKAHPLALMDLHNGNKEFDGVEGVKEIMSGYANPKDFFVKKIAEGVGMIAAAFYPKPVIVRTSDFKSNEYCRMVGGKDYEPHEENPMLGYRGASRYYSDQYRQAFEWECQALAMARNEMGFSNMKIMIPFLRTPEEGRRVLEIMRKNGLVQGENGLEIYVMCELPVNVILADEFLQLFDGYSIGSNDLTQLTLGVDRDGELVSHVFDERNPALLKMFKMAIDACKKHNKYCGICGQAPSDYPEIAEFLVENGITSISLNPDSVIETWDRIVKLEKRLGIS from the coding sequence ATGAAATACATCAAGTTTTTCAAGGAATTAAATAATAAAGATGTGCCTGTAGTGGGCGGTAAGAATGCAAGTATTGGAGAAATGTTCCAAGAGCTTGTCCCTATGGGAATTAAAGTGCCTAATGGTTTTGCAATCACAAGTGAGGCATATTGGTATTTATTGGAGAGTGGTGGAATCCGAGAAAAAATTAAAGAATTACTTGAGGGAATTGATGTAACAGAGATTGATGTTTTAAATGTGCGTTCTAAAAAGATTCGAGATATGATTTTTGGAACTCCATTGCCTATAGACTTAAGAGAAGAGATTTTAGAAGCTTATAGAATTTTAAGTCAAGAATATAATATGGAAGAAGCTGATGTGGCTGTGAGAAGTTCAGCTACGGCAGAGGATTTGCCTGATGCATCTTTTGCAGGGCAACAAGATACTTATTTGAGCGTTCAAGGACAAACCGAGCTTATCCATTATATTAAATCTTGTATGGCTTCACTTTTCACTGATAGAGCGGTGAGTTATCGTGCTTCGCGTGGATTTGATCACTTTAAAGTTGCCCTTTCTGTGGGAGTTCAAAAAATGGTGCGTTCAGATAAAGGAAGTTCTGGGGTTATGTTTAGCATTGATACAGAAACCGGTTTTAAGGATGCAGTTTTTATTACTTCAGCGTGGGGTCTTGGAGAAAATGTTGTAGGTGGGACTGTGAATCCTGATGAATTCTATGTTTTTAAGCCTGCTTTAGAGTTGGGCAAACGACCAATTTTAAAGAGACAATTGGGGTATAAAAATATCAAGATGGTCTATGCTGCACCTGGAGCCAAGCATCCTACTAAAAATATTGAAACCACAGAAGAAGAACTTAAAAGTTTTTCTTTGAGTGATGAAGAAGTTTTAACTCTAGCGCGTTATGCAATTTTGATTGAAAAGCATTACACTAAAGAAGCAGGAGAGTATCGCCCTATGGATATGGAGTGGGCAAAAGATGGCAATAGTGGAGAGATTTTCATTGTTCAAGCACGACCTGAAACGGTGCAAAGCCAAAAAATGAAGAAACAAAATAATACTTTAGAGAAATATTTCTTTAAAGATAAAAGCGAAAAAGAGATTTTATTGAGCGGAAAAGCGGTAGGTGGAAAAATCGGAACAGGAAAAATTCGCGTTATAGATAATATTGCTAATATGGGTGAGTTAAAAAGAGGTGAAATTCTTGTAACGGACAATACTGATCCAGATTGGGAACCAGCTATGAAAAAAGCAGCAGCAGTGATTACAAATCGTGGGGGTAGGACTTGTCATGCGGCTATTGTAGCAAGAGAGATTGGTGTGCCAGCGATTGTTGGGGCAGTTGGAGCGACAGAAAAGCTAGAAACCGGTATGGAAGTAACGGTTTCTTGTGCAGAAGGGGAAGATGGATTTGTTTATAATGGAATCTATGAATATGAAGTAGAAAAAGTTGATTTAAGTTCATTAGAGCAACCCAAAACTAAGATTTATATGAATATTGGAAATCCCGAGAAAGCCTTTGCCTTTTCTATGATTCCAAATAATGGTGTTGGACTTGCAAGAATGGAATTTATTATTAATAATTATATTAAAGCTCACCCACTTGCTTTGATGGATTTGCACAATGGAAATAAGGAATTTGATGGTGTTGAGGGCGTAAAAGAGATTATGTCTGGCTATGCTAATCCTAAAGATTTCTTTGTTAAAAAAATTGCTGAAGGTGTGGGGATGATCGCAGCAGCATTTTATCCTAAACCTGTCATTGTTAGGACAAGCGATTTTAAATCTAATGAATATTGTCGTATGGTGGGTGGAAAAGACTATGAACCACACGAAGAGAATCCTATGCTTGGCTATCGTGGTGCTAGTCGATATTACTCTGATCAATACAGACAAGCCTTTGAGTGGGAATGCCAAGCTTTAGCAATGGCGCGTAATGAAATGGGATTTTCTAATATGAAAATTATGATTCCATTTCTTAGGACTCCAGAAGAAGGTAGAAGAGTTTTGGAGATTATGCGTAAAAATGGATTAGTGCAAGGTGAAAATGGATTGGAAATTTATGTTATGTGTGAATTGCCGGTGAATGTGATTTTAGCTGATGAGTTTTTGCAACTTTTTGATGGTTATTCAATTGGCTCTAATGACCTTACGCAATTGACTTTAGGGGTTGATAGAGATGGAGAACTTGTTAGCCATGTGTTTGATGAAAGAAATCCAGCACTTCTTAAAATGTTTAAAATGGCAATTGATGCTTGTAAAAAACATAATAAATATTGTGGAATCTGTGGACAAGCACCTAGTGATTATCCAGAAATTGCAGAATTTTTAGTGGAAAATGGAATTACTTCAATTTCATTAAATCCTGATTCTGTGATTGAAACTTGGGATCGAATTGTTAAGCTTGAAAAAAGACTTGGAATCTCTTAA
- the serB gene encoding phosphoserine phosphatase SerB, producing the protein MKLAVFDFDSTLMDGETINLLAKAYGSEQEVSEITKEAMAGKLDFYHSLRKRVKTLKGMPLKQVCEVCENLTYNPGAKEIIGILKDRGYKVVVFSGGFDEGVSAGQKVLGYDIHFSNTLHHKDGLLTGKVGGEMMFSYSKGRMLEKIQILLGVDCSNTLVVGDGANDLSMFQYAQKKVAFCAKEVLREAANIIIDTKDLSLIKNYL; encoded by the coding sequence TTGAAACTTGCAGTGTTTGATTTTGATTCTACATTAATGGATGGTGAGACGATTAACTTACTTGCAAAGGCTTATGGTAGCGAACAAGAGGTGAGCGAGATTACCAAAGAAGCTATGGCAGGGAAATTGGATTTTTATCATAGCTTGAGAAAACGCGTAAAAACTTTAAAGGGAATGCCGCTAAAGCAGGTCTGTGAGGTTTGTGAAAATCTTACTTACAACCCAGGTGCTAAGGAGATTATTGGTATTTTAAAAGACAGAGGTTATAAAGTAGTGGTATTTAGTGGAGGTTTTGATGAGGGTGTGAGTGCGGGACAAAAAGTGCTTGGCTATGATATTCATTTTAGTAACACTTTGCATCATAAAGATGGGCTTTTAACAGGAAAAGTTGGTGGAGAGATGATGTTTTCTTATTCTAAAGGTAGAATGCTTGAGAAAATTCAAATTTTACTTGGTGTGGATTGTTCTAATACTCTTGTTGTGGGAGATGGCGCTAATGATCTTTCAATGTTTCAATATGCACAAAAAAAAGTGGCATTTTGTGCCAAAGAAGTTTTAAGAGAGGCTGCAAACATTAT
- the purL gene encoding phosphoribosylformylglycinamidine synthase subunit PurL codes for MENLEKILKQHKLTQEDYQNILNILKREPNLVEIGIFSAMWSEHCSYKSSKIYLNGFPTRAPWVIQGPGENAGIIDIGGGYGAVFKMESHNHPSFIEPYAGAATGVGGIMRDIFTMGARPVASLNSIRFGNITKTDSIGAKHRYLLRGVVAGIGGYGNCMGVPTIGGEMSFEDCYEGNILVNAFTLGIVKNDEIFYGKAEGIGNPVIYVGSKTGRDGLGGAVMSSDSFNEDSKSLRPTVQVGDPFTEKLLLEACLELFKKDLIVGIQDMGAAGLTSSSFEMAGRSGSGMIMHLDKVPTREANMTPYELMLSESQERMLICAKKGCEKEILEIFTKWELDCAIVGEVTNSGKMELYWYNEKCAEIPIAPLSEKSPILKRPVSENPTYLNHIESLKQETLQKLDSNEVFKTLLQSPDVSDKAWVYEQYDSTVQTNTLTKIGSGGASAIRVKENGKGIAMSVACPVRLCYLNPKEGAKQAVAKVGRDIALRGGRALAITDCLNFGNPENPEVMWQFKESCEGIKEACKALNTPVVSGNVSLYNQTNNSDIYPTPSIAGVGVIDDIYHLLRSDFNQEDTEVYLLKSKNATPQFGGSLFAKYFANSIKGEISSINLNDELFLWSVLASAKEHKILKAAVDIYQGGLAIALAKACIKGNIGCKSVQTLDNQALFGESPTQVLIALDSKNVSTLQNLLENSNLHLEKIATLGGETIEISDISIPLSEAKRIYFESFGTTLQTL; via the coding sequence ATGGAAAATTTAGAAAAGATTCTAAAGCAACATAAACTCACTCAAGAAGATTATCAAAACATTCTCAATATTTTAAAAAGAGAGCCTAATTTGGTAGAAATTGGAATTTTTTCTGCTATGTGGAGCGAACATTGTAGTTATAAATCTAGTAAAATTTATCTTAATGGCTTTCCTACACGCGCACCTTGGGTAATCCAAGGTCCTGGAGAAAATGCTGGAATCATTGATATTGGTGGGGGTTATGGGGCAGTTTTTAAAATGGAATCCCATAATCATCCTAGCTTTATTGAGCCTTATGCTGGTGCGGCAACAGGCGTTGGTGGAATCATGCGTGATATTTTTACTATGGGAGCTAGACCCGTTGCAAGTCTTAATTCTATCCGCTTTGGTAATATTACTAAAACAGATTCTATAGGAGCAAAACACCGCTATTTATTACGCGGGGTTGTCGCAGGAATCGGAGGCTATGGAAATTGTATGGGAGTGCCAACCATTGGTGGAGAAATGAGTTTTGAAGATTGCTATGAGGGCAATATTTTGGTTAATGCTTTCACTTTAGGAATTGTTAAAAATGATGAAATTTTTTATGGTAAAGCTGAGGGAATTGGAAATCCTGTTATTTATGTAGGCTCCAAAACCGGACGCGATGGTTTAGGTGGTGCGGTGATGAGCTCTGATAGCTTTAATGAAGATTCTAAATCCTTGCGTCCTACCGTGCAAGTGGGCGATCCATTTACCGAAAAACTGCTTTTAGAAGCGTGTTTAGAATTATTTAAAAAAGATTTAATTGTTGGGATTCAAGATATGGGTGCAGCAGGACTTACAAGCTCTAGCTTTGAAATGGCTGGGCGTAGTGGAAGCGGTATGATTATGCATCTTGATAAAGTTCCTACTCGTGAAGCCAATATGACACCTTATGAATTAATGTTAAGTGAATCGCAAGAGAGGATGTTGATTTGCGCTAAAAAAGGTTGCGAAAAAGAAATTTTAGAGATTTTTACAAAATGGGAATTAGATTGTGCCATTGTAGGTGAAGTTACCAATAGTGGAAAAATGGAGTTATATTGGTATAATGAAAAATGTGCTGAAATCCCAATCGCTCCTTTGAGTGAAAAATCGCCAATTCTTAAAAGACCTGTGAGCGAAAATCCAACTTACCTTAACCATATAGAATCACTCAAGCAAGAAACACTTCAAAAATTAGATTCTAATGAAGTTTTTAAAACTCTTCTTCAAAGCCCTGATGTGAGTGATAAAGCTTGGGTTTATGAACAATATGATAGCACAGTTCAAACTAATACTCTCACTAAAATTGGCAGTGGTGGTGCAAGTGCAATTAGAGTTAAAGAAAATGGTAAAGGAATAGCAATGAGTGTAGCTTGTCCTGTCCGATTATGTTACCTTAATCCCAAAGAAGGTGCTAAACAAGCTGTTGCAAAAGTTGGTCGAGATATTGCTCTAAGGGGTGGAAGGGCTCTAGCTATTACAGATTGTCTAAACTTTGGAAATCCAGAAAATCCTGAAGTAATGTGGCAATTCAAGGAATCTTGCGAAGGAATCAAAGAAGCTTGCAAAGCTCTCAATACCCCTGTAGTTAGCGGAAATGTAAGTCTTTATAATCAAACCAATAATAGCGATATTTACCCCACTCCAAGCATTGCAGGAGTTGGAGTTATTGATGATATTTATCATCTTTTGCGTAGTGATTTTAACCAAGAAGACACTGAAGTTTATTTGCTTAAATCCAAAAATGCTACCCCACAATTTGGCGGGAGTCTTTTTGCGAAATATTTTGCTAACAGCATTAAAGGTGAAATTTCATCTATCAATCTTAATGATGAATTGTTTTTATGGAGTGTATTAGCTAGTGCAAAAGAACACAAAATCTTAAAAGCAGCTGTTGATATTTATCAAGGTGGATTAGCCATTGCTCTAGCTAAGGCTTGTATTAAAGGCAACATTGGTTGCAAAAGTGTTCAAACTCTTGATAATCAAGCACTTTTTGGTGAATCTCCTACGCAAGTTTTAATTGCTCTAGATTCTAAAAATGTTTCAACTTTACAAAATTTACTTGAAAACTCCAATTTGCATTTAGAAAAAATTGCGACATTAGGGGGTGAAACTATTGAAATTAGCGATATTTCAATCCCTCTTAGTGAAGCTAAAAGAATTTATTTTGAAAGCTTTGGGACCACTCTTCAAACCCTTTAG